ATCTTTATTGGCGGCGTTATGAAGGAGCGGCTGGGGTCGTTTGGCTGAAGACCACCCCTCTTCTTTGACGCATACGGCTGAATTCTCAAAGACAGAAGCGGATCTTTACATAACGCAGCCACAGCACTCTTGCGAAGATTGTTTCTCTTTGCTGCCCAATGCCGATAATACCGCGTTTGTCTGATTCAGGGCATTCGTCGTCTTAAAGATTCTAAATCTTTAATAACAATGGCATTTCGTGATGTTGACACACAGCCCCTATCGCGAAGTATTCTTAATTCTTTATTTATGCTCTCCCGGGAGACGCCGAGGATGTCCCCCAATTCCTGCTGGGAGATCACCACCGAGCATGATTCTGGATGATTTTCATAAGGAGATTGCGCCGCCGCCATTTCGACAAGCTTTTTTGCCAGCCGCGCCGATAAATTGAGGAAGCACATCTCCGCCAACTGGTCGTCAGTCTTGCGCAATCTCACGGAGAGGGAGTAAAGGATGGCGCGGACGGCATTTTCATTATTGCCCAGGAAAGAAAGAAAATCCTTGCGGTTCAGTGCATAGAGCTGAGAGTCCTCGATCGCCACCGCATTGGCCGAACGGGGCAGGCCGTCGAGCAGCGCCATTTCGCCCAGAAATTCTCCTGGGCCAAGAATCGCCAGGGTAACCTTCTCCATTCTTCTTGATACGGATATTTTTATCCGTCCCTGCAGTATGATGTAAAAAACCGTTCCTTCA
The window above is part of the Syntrophales bacterium genome. Proteins encoded here:
- a CDS encoding Crp/Fnr family transcriptional regulator; translation: MIALINILKNIPLFASLTEAERELLAGLLRRKSIEKRELLFRQGDEGTVFYIILQGRIKISVSRRMEKVTLAILGPGEFLGEMALLDGLPRSANAVAIEDSQLYALNRKDFLSFLGNNENAVRAILYSLSVRLRKTDDQLAEMCFLNLSARLAKKLVEMAAAQSPYENHPESCSVVISQQELGDILGVSRESINKELRILRDRGCVSTSRNAIVIKDLESLRRRMP